Proteins found in one Zea mays cultivar B73 chromosome 1, Zm-B73-REFERENCE-NAM-5.0, whole genome shotgun sequence genomic segment:
- the LOC100285054 gene encoding BET1, which yields MNSRRDFRSHRAALFDGIEEGGVRAPAYSSREIHEHENDQALDSLHDRVSVLKRLTGDIHEEVENHNRMLDRMGNDMDASRGFLSGTVDKFKMVFETKSSRRMATMVASFIAVFLLIYYLTK from the exons ATGAACTCGAGAAG GGACTTCCGTAGCCATAGAGCTGCTTTATTTGATGGCATTGAAGAAGGTGGGGTGAGAGCTCCAGCTTATTCTTCTCGTGAAATTCATGAGCATGAGAATGATCAAGCTCTGGACAGTTTGCATGATAGGGTCAGCGTTCTCAAAAGA CTGACTGGCGATATACATGAAGAAGTGGAGAACCATAACCGGATGCTGGACAGAATG GGTAATGACATGGATGCTTCGAGAGGATTTCTTTCAGGGACGGTGGACAAGTTCAAGATG GTTTTCGAGACGAAATCGAGCCGGAGGATGGCGACCATGGTGGCATCCTTCATTGCTGTCTTCTTGCTCATATACTACCTTACAAAGTAG